A single Anopheles funestus chromosome 2RL, idAnoFuneDA-416_04, whole genome shotgun sequence DNA region contains:
- the LOC125761364 gene encoding skin secretory protein xP2, which yields MKLLGVVCLLALVLFASAEDEKKPVAEAKVDDSKAAETQALDDKKQDKRGLHGWTGSFGGYEEHHEVPHFETHEEKTLTVVKKVPVPYPVEKHIPVPVEKHVPVPVKVGVPKPYPVYKTVHYPVKEIVKVPVHVPAPYPVEKKVPYPVHVPYDRPVPVKVYVPAPYPVEKKVPVPVKVHVPAPYPVEKKIHVPVKVPVHVEKPYPVEKVVHYPVHVPVDRPVPVHVEKPVPVPVEKPVPYEVIKKVPYPVHVPYDRPVPVHVEKPVPVPVKVPVPQPYPVEKHIPYPVEKHVPYPVKVPVERPVPVEIEKHVPYEVEKPVPYPVKVPVHVPVHHHEEEHHHEEVHSEGLSEHHDFGSHH from the exons ATGAAATTGTTG GGCGTTGTCTGCCTACTTGCCCTGGTGCTTTTCGCATCGGCCGAAGATGAAAAGAAACCAGTGGCGGAGGCCAAAGTAGATGACAGCAAGGCAGCCGAAACTCAGGCGCTCGATGACAAGAAACAGGACAAGCGTGGACTGCACGGCTGGACCGGTAGCTTCGGTGGATACGAGGAACATCATGAGGTGCCACACTTCGAGACACACGAGGAAAAGACGCTGACCGTCGTCAAGAAGGTCCCCGTCCCGTACCCAGTGGAGAAGCACATCCCAGTGCCAGTGGAGAAGCACGTACCCGTCCCGGTGAAGGTTGGAGTGCCAAAGCCCTACCCAGTCTACAAGACCGTCCACTACCCAGTCAAGGAGATCGTCAAGGTGCCAGTGCACGTCCCGGCTCCGTACCCAGTGGAGAAGAAGGTCCCATACCCAGTCCATGTGCCGTACGATCGTCCCGTCCCGGTGAAGGTGTACGTGCCCGCTCCTTACCCAGTCGAGAAGAAGGTCCCAGTCCCGGTGAAGGTCCATGTTCCGGCTCCTTACCCAGTGGAGAAGAAGATCCATGTCCCGGTTAAGGTTCCGGTCCATGTTGAGAAGCCATACCCGGTTGAGAAGGTCGTCCACTACCCAGTCCATGTTCCAGTCGATCGTCCAGTGCCGGTCCATGTCGAGAAGCCAGTGCCAGTCCCAGTGGAGAAGCCAGTGCCGTACGAGGTCATCAAGAAGGTCCCATACCCAGTGCATGTCCCGTACGATCGTCCAGTGCCGGTGCATGTCGAGAAGCCAGTGCCAGTCCCGGTGAAGGTCCCAGTCCCACAGCCCTACCCGGTTGAGAAGCACATCCCGTACCCGGTCGAGAAGCACGTCCCATACCCCGTGAAGGTCCCGGTCGAGCGTCCAGTCCCAGTGGAAATTGAGAAGCACGTCCCTTATGAGGTCGAGAAACCAGTGCCGTACCCGGTCAAGGTTCCGGTCCATGTCCCGGTGCACCATCACGAGGAGGAACACCACCACGAGGAGGTCCACTCCGAGGGTCTGAGCGAACATCACGACTTCGGTTCTCATCACTAA